The window NNNNNNNNNNNNNNNNNNNNNNNNNNNNNNNNNNNNNNNNNNNNNNNNNNNNNNNNNNNNNNNNNNNNNNNNNNNNNNNNNNNNNNNNNNNNNNNNNNNNNNNNNNNNNNNNNNNNNNNNNNNNNNNNNNNNNNNNNNNNNNNNNNNNNNNNNNNNNNNNNNNNNNNNNNNNNNNNNNNNNNNNNNNNNNNNNNNNNNNNNNNNNNNNNNNNNNNNNNNNNNNNNNNNNNNNNNNNNNNNNNNNNNNNNNNNNNNNNNNNNNNNNNNNNNNNNNNNNNNNNNNNNNNNNNNNNNNNNNNNNNNNNNNNNNNNNNNNNNNNNNNNNNNNNNNNNNNNNNNNNNNNNNNNNNNNNNNNNNNNNNNNNNNNNNNNNNNNNNNNNNNNNNNNNNNNNNNNNNNNNNNNNNNNNNNNNNNNNNNNNNNNNNNNNNNNNNNNNNNNNNNNNNNNNNNNNNNNNNNNNNNNNNNNNNNNNNNNNNNNNNNNNNNNNNNNNNNNNNNNNNNNNNNNNNNNNNNNNNNNNNNNNNNNNNNNNNNNNNNNNNNNNNNNNNNNNNNNNNNNNNNNNNNNNNNNNNNNNNNNNNNNNNNNNNNNNNNNNNNNNNNNNNNNNNNNNNNNNNNGGTGAAGGCGGAGAGCCCGGCGTCCGCTGCGGAGGacgagctgctgctgctacgCCTCGCCTCGCCCGCTCCCTCGGCTTCGCTGCCGTCCAGCGCCGGCGAGGAGGACGAGGACGAGGAGGACGGGCGGCCGCGGCGGCTGCAGGAGGGCGCGCGGCGGGCGGGACGGCAGCGAGGGCCCCCGCGGGCTGCGCGCACGGCGGAGACGGCGCAGCGCATCAAGCGGAGCCGGCGGCTGAAAGCCAACAACCGCGAGCGCAACCGCATGCACAACCTGAACGCGGCGCTGGACGCGCTGCGCGACGTGCTGCCCACTTTCCCCGAGGACGCCAAGCTCACCAAGATCGAGACGCTGCGCTTCGCCCACAACTACATCTGGGCGCTCACCGAGACGCTGCGCCTGGCCGGGGCCGCCCGTCTGGGGGGCGCCGCCGAGACCGCGCCGGGGGCGGCCGCCGAGGGCAGCCCCTCGCCCGCCTCCTCCTGGAGCGGCGGCGCAAGCCCCGCGCCCTCCGCCTCGCCGTACGCCTGCACTTTATCGCCCGGCAGCCCCGCCGGCTCCGCCTCGGACGCCGAGCACTGGCCGCCCCCGCGGGGCCGCTTCgcccctccgccgccgccccACCGCTGCCTCTAGCGCGGCCCGGGCGGCCCTCGCTCCTCCGACGTGCACTTTGCCCGGCTCTGCCCCTCGCCGCTCCGCAGCTGTCTCCGTGATTTACGAGGGGGGAgcggagaaaaaaaaaaaaagttttaaaaaaaaaagttgtgttgTTAGGGGTCCAGGTTAGAAGTCATTGTATAATTTGTAGGCTTTGTCAGAGCTGAATGCAAGCGTGGAAATTTAGGCTGAACTCTctatcaaaaggaaaaaaaaaaaaactgtagagggaagggaaggggtgggtgggagggaggagcGCCTCATGCATTATTTATTTCGACCTTTAGGGGACGAGGAACTCCCCCCTTCTTTcaggagattaaaaataaatcaacgGACTGAAAACCCAAACAGACACGGGACATTACAGCGATCCGCCACACACGtgttcacatttatttattataaagaaagatttcatggaaaagatgtatttttttgtataatttacAGAGTCTATTCTAGTATGTATTTACGGCTGAAGAGCAAAGGGATTGTTCTcctcataaaatataaataaaatatctaattttCATAATTTCCATCACTTGGGTTGCTCTTTTTCACAGCTTATGCGCCATCTGTTGGGGTGACAAACATCCTCACCCCCACCGCAGCTTGGTGTGGGGGCTGTGGGACGTGGTGGGGGTGAACCCGAGTGCCACGCGGGTGGTGCGGTGTGGGTGGTTCGGTTGTGCTCTTGATGTGTCTGGAGACACCAGAGCTGGAGCATCTTCTGGGAGGCTGACATGTGTTTCCGTTGCTGAAgtgttgttttgcttctttagaaataaagcagaagtaaGAACCGTGTGGGACGTGAGCGTAGCCCTTTGGGGGATGAGGAGGTTGCTCTTTGGGTGAGCACGTGCTGGGGGAGATGGGTGTAGGACGTATCACCTTCTCGCCCAGCACGGGGACGGCTCtagagctggctgcagggggaAGGCAGTATTCCATGTGAGGCATTTGATGGagtcgttaaggttggaaatgacctcttagatcatcttgtccaaccacCAGCCCGTCCCCACCATAaccactaacccatgtcccttagtacccCATCAgcacggttcttgaacacttccaaggacggtgactccaccacctccttgggcagcctgtgccaatgcctcagagaagaaacttttcctgatgtccaacctgaattttGGGTAATTCCATAGCACTTTGGTACCCTACCAaggctgctgcacagagcccatctccctgcctcaCTCCTTCCATCCCCACCcactccatcacctccctgggcactgTACCCCCCCTACATTGATGCCTGGATCCCAGATGAGGCCTGGGTATGCCTGGTGTGCTCACAGGCCTTTGAGCACCATCACACGCACCCAGCAGTGCCGGGTGACTTCTGGGCACAAACACCTGGAAATCATTAGGAACCAGCGGAGCCGCCCGAACGTGTTAATTCAATAACATGGGCCCTGGGAGCGTGAAACCCAGTTCTGTGAGCAACATCCCcgaagggggaaaagggaaaaaaaagcccaacgTGTGAAAAGAGAATTAGTGAAATTAGGTTAGCCCAATAAAACACACCCCCCGTTCCGCAGCCTCAGGCGAGCGCAGCTATCAGCCCCAGCTATTGTTTCCCCCCCTGGCAGGGGAGTTATTGTGTGATAAATAattcctggaggaaaaaaaaagagaaaaaaaaaaagtgggcaCATTTGCATAATCAGCACTTTGATGTGGCcagggcatggagctgtgtcccCAGACCTGCTGTGGGCCAGAAGGGACCGGGCGGGAGGCGGCCTTCCAGTGGGGCGGCCGGGGGGTGCTGGGAAGGACCCCCTCTAATGGTTCAGCCCCATCAACACGGGCTGGGAGTGGAGGCCCGGCTCATCCCACTGTCAGGGGGCTGCTCTCTGTCCATAGTACGAACCCCATGGCTGGGAGTCTCCACAGAAGGTGTGCAGAGTGGCCGCGGGCACTGCGGCCTGTTCTCATGCCCCAGGCCCGTGCCATGGCTCTGCTGTCACCTTACATGGACTCACGGCACACCAcctgtgccccacagcctggccttgtggcccttcccccccctcccacaCGTGTGGGATGCACAGCCAGGCCGTATGTTTCCTTTTATCAGGGCTGATCTTGTGGTGATTTCATTGCCACAGAGATCCTTTGGTTTTGTGATGGCGGAAAAACAATGCCGTTGGGTAAGGGAGCAGCAGGTGAGGGTTCACCTGCCGTGGGGCATCCCATGGTGCACCCTGATGGCTTTGTCAATGAAATGTATATTGCATTGAGTATTTAAGCATACACTGGCTGGTTTTTAGCACTGGATACATTAGCTCTTGCATAACGATTTTTAATtggaggagggccacaaagatgatcagagggctggagcacctctcctaaggagaaaggctgagggagttgggcttgtttagcttggagaagagaaagccttccagtacttaaagggctttccagcacttgaagggagcttacaaacaggagaggGGCCGACCTTCACATGGTCcgatagtgataggacaagggggaatgactttaaactaaaagaggggagatttaggttagatgttagaagttctttactcagagggtggtgaggcactggcactgctgcccagagaggttgtggctgccccatccctggacacATTCAGGATCAGACTggttggggccctgggcagcctgatctggtagAGGGCAGCCTtacccatggcagagggttggaactggatggtcggtctttaaggtcccttccaactgaagccgttctgattctatgattctatgatatgactctatgatttaCAGGTGGTTGTCTTCACACTCTGCAGGCTGAGCGTGCAGAAACGTGTGTTCTGTTTTAAGCTGCTGAAAGCCTTCTGGCCTTCACCTCTGTGGAACATCAAGGAGAAAGCATTGGCCCCCATCACCCACATTTAGGTATTTTAGGACCCTAAAACCAGAGAGTCTGACCTCCCTCAGCAGGCAGGACTTTCTGGGATGGggactgggcagcctgacctagtgggaggcaaccagcccatggcagggggttggaatcTCATGGAatttgaggtcccctccaacccacaccattctgtgatcctatgattctatgacaaatTGAAAGGGACGATTGTCAGATCTATTAAACCAttgcatcttttatttctgtatgaagATATGTATGTACCTTAGAGAAATGTAATGGCACTTTAAGGATAACACACTGTGAAATATGTGTAGGAGAGGTTTAACCGTGAAAGCACATGTGTATGTGCACATGGGGAAAGCTGCACTGGTCCCACACTGCTTGTGGCAGCCGGCAACTTCTGGCAGTGCTGTCACTCACGCCACTTGTGCCGAGCTCAGCATGCTGCTGGGGTGCCTGAAAAGCTGCTCTGAGGAAAACGGGCTCTCAGTTCTGAGCAGCGGGACCGGCAGCAGGGCGGTGTCGGTGGCCTTCCcagcctcctccctccccctgctttTATTAAAAGGGAGAGCGACCGGACCAAAGCCGATGGCATATTTACCTTCGCGGGttttaaaaaagttaattaCTGCTCGGAGCAAGTTGGTACGGCTGTCCTGAGCTGCCTTTTATTAGTAGTCGCCTTCATTAATTTCCCTCGCTGGATTTGCTGCTAATAGCTGCTTGGTCCTgggcagcacaaagcagcatctGTGCCATTGAGCGGAGAAGCGGGAGTCGGGCAGAGGGGGGCCAGGGGGAGCGACGCCGTTTGCAAATCAACCCCTATTAACGTGATGGCCTGAGCTGCGCCGGCGGCAACTTGGGCTtcccctgcccagcacagcagctcaggcCTCGAAAGGCCCCCATGCACCTGTGGGTGCTGGTGATGGCACCCTGGGAAGCAGAGCGGGAAGTGGGGTGCTGGGTGTGCAGCCCCGGGTGCCCCATCCTGCTAGGAGGGGggatccagcagcagctgtgtcgTTAGCAACTTGCTATTTTGgaagtttgttgttgttgttgttaaataaTGGGATGAAATTCTAGTtggaaagatggaaaagcaAGAATAGGGCTGGGGAAGGTCCATGTCCCCAGAGGTGTGCTGAAGGCGGTGGTAGCAGGGGGACCTGCAGAGGCACGCGTGGAAGAAGTTCCTGAACCACTGTCTTCCCAAAGCACAGGAGGAGTGCAGCAGCACATAGCCATTGTGCTATCAGCAATGGGATCTTTGGGCTTGGCTTGCTGCTCTTACTAGGGCAcatcctgcagctggcagggatATTTCACTGCTCCTCTCCAACGAGCTTCTCTCATTCTGTGGAGACCACAGAACTGGTCCTTACTGATCAGATTCAGCTCTCGTGTCAGACTCAGGAGTGTGGGATAATGAATCCACCCTACAAAGCAACAATTTCAAAAGACTGAGTGTCTCAAAAAATAAGAGTGTTGGTTGGCTGGTCCAAATGACATTCtttggaaaggagaggaaatagCAGAATGGAGATTTTGTTGGTTGGGAGCTCTAAGCTCTCGCCCAAAGGGTAAAGAGTACTGACCTGTGCTGGGGAGCTACAGAGCAGCCAGGCCAAGCGctgtggtgctggtgctgctgggaacGGGGCAAGCTGACGCTCGACACCAACTTTTTCAAGCTGCTCATTCAGAAATCTGTCAGTAGCCGTAAATTTAGCTGGGATGGGAAAGTGTCTTACatcaaacaacaaaagaaaccagCTGCTAAATGCTAATACTACTATGTTGGGAAGTACTCCAAATATTAAAATTCCCCATGTATGCATTCATCCAAAAGCGtatctaaatacattttttttggtCAAGCAAGCAGCAGACTGGAAAAGGCACTGCTTTTCAGGGTCGCAGGGCTGCCTGTGGGCAGTGCATGCGGACACTTTGTTCTGCAGGGACTGTTAGGGAGGGTTGATTTTATTTCTAGTCGCCTCcgcagagaaggaaaaggcttTAGCAcaacatttctgctgctgactCATTCCCAAAATCTCGCTGACCATCTTTATTTCCCTGTGGCACTCCGGAGTCCTTTTCTGCAGTAGCACGAAGCCATGTTTGCACAGTTTCTGTCACTTGGTTAAAGGCAGCGCACCCCCTGCCGCAGACAAGGCAGCCCTTTATTGGCTGCGGAACAAGATAACTGGCTTAATCTTCCTGGTAACACGTGAACTTCCATGTATCACTTTAATCTGCGAGACACTGGGGCTGAGTGTACCGTCACATGCCGATTTTACTTTTCTATGAGCGAGTGACTCCCGAGCTCAATGATGGATTGTTTGCTCCCTTTTAACAACAGTCAAGATGGTGAATGCCCCGGGGTGATAGGCAGTGTGCAATGGGAACGGCAGCAAATCTGATGGCCCAGTTCAAGTTCACCTGACAAAGCTGGAGCAGTCTGCGAGCAGCATTCGAGAAAGGATTATTCACACTAGCATTATatttttgaatgcatttttcttcctgtgcagctgcccagctccccagcactgAAGGTTTATGCACCATAATaaagagatttaattttttttttctcttgcttctcctTCTTTACACCTAGCTCTAATTGTTCAGCGCGGTGATAGGGCATCTTTCCAAACAACTCGGCGCAAACATCCCCTCAAAAACAATGGCATTGCTATAAAGCGACAACAAAAGCCTAAAAATCTCTGCCGgttgcagaaacaaaagccaaTGGTTTTGTTAAAGCTAACGCCGTGGTGCTGGGACCCATCTTTCTGTGGGAGTCTAATGCTGTGTTCCCATTCTCTCCGCACAAATCCCCTGACAGGACCGATCCCAGGGCAGCGACCCTTGGGGCTCAGTGAGAAGGAGAGCATGTCAGTGGGGGCAGCTTTCAGCACCGCATATGGCAGGAAGGCTGCGCGCCAATTGTCCGATGGGGACCCCCATAGCACATGGATGGCTGTGCACACACACTGGGTGTGTTGACGTGGTCTTGGAAGAGTAAACCCAAGGCCTCATCATGTTTGATTTTGCAGCTGCAGGTGCTATCTCCAGTCCTGTTATTCCTTGGGGAATACACACACCTTTTCTTGGGCTTTCGCAGAGCAGCCTTTGGCCTCCTGGTTCAGATaatgacttttattttctttatcccTCAACCAAAAGCTCCAGCCTGCTTAACTTGGTGCAGCCCGTGGTGTGTCATGAGCTCCCGCTCCCTTTCCTCTGGGTGTTTTCTCAGCTAAGAAAGGCCCACAAAATCGGGAGGCACCGTGACACAATGTGCATGCATTATCTGATGGTGCCACTGAGTTGGACTCAGCTTACCAGTCTGTGTGGGAAAAAGAAGTGGGATTTCATCTGCTCAGCCAGCATTCACAAGGCTAGAAGGGAACTGCTTCCCAGCATGTGCTTCTGAGATGTACCGTGTGCCTCTAACCCAGCACACACTGTTGGAGCACATGGCCAGCACGCACGCCACAGACTGGCTGGTGCTGGCCTTAAATATCAGGGACTCTGTGGGTATGATGCTATGTAACAGCcacaaacaataacaaaaattcaGCTGCAGTGCTTAAGCTGAAGGCCGTATTCTGAGTTGCAGCTGTTTGTATGAGCGAGAATAAAGTATGATCCCTGCGTGGGTAGAATCATCAAGAAAAACTCTCTTTGTGTAGCTGAAGGTTTAGCCTTTGGCTGCATGAGCGGAGCGAGGTGAGAAGATCAAGTCCTGGTGTGGGTGTTATCTGTGGGAATTCATTACAGAATCAGTCACAAAACTTATGATGTTTGCAGCCAGAAGAGAGGTGCTGTCCTCAGGTGAGAACTATTCCACTCTTGGGAAACTCTCCGGAGAGTTTGCTAAATGTAGCAGGCCTAAATTATTCAAGTATAGTGTTTCCTGGTTGGagaacaatattattttttcttgaagaacagCAGTTATCTTGGCTGTTACCGTTAAGACAGTATTTCCATCTATTTAAATGCTACATGATCACACCTATGAACGCGCTTGTAGTGGAAATGCAAAGTCATGGCCTGAtccagtgattgagcacctggtgaggAGGCAGGGCCAACCCTGGGGAGCTCAGGTACAcgcagtgcacctgagtgactggaaggggtggagccaggatcctccccttcccagacatcatttaagggttggcagtggaggcaagggtatcttgctggacAGCCCTGCCTACTGGAGGCCTTCTAAGGATAAGtagattctttcctttgtttttgtgtccctgactgctgcatttgagcataTCCTCACTCGCagcagcctaggactttgctactaTGCTGTCATCGCTGTGCTTTTCATCATGTTATAGTGTTACAACACTCCTCTGGaatgaattgtttttattttttttaatcagcccCAAACTTTACCATTTGTTCCTTGACTCATTTGTACAACTTTCTGTGAATTTTACAGATGGCTGTCACACAGGTCTCTGCCTCTGTCTCACTCTGTTTCGTACTCCATTTCCAAAGAGTAGATGGTGCCTATCGCCCTGACTGGATCTGTAGATGCATTAGAGGTTTGTACAGTCTTGTAGTACATCTCCAGCTGAATTTCAgaggctgttttcttccttcttttatcttcttctgTTAAGTCTCACAGATCATTGTAAGAACAAATGTTTCAGATAATACTCAAGATGGTAACATGGTAATACTGGGCAGTATGCTACATTTCCCAGACTGGTGCAGGTGCTTACGTGGATGTCATCTCAGGGGCCCTGTCCTCACAAAGACAAAGTGTTCCTAATTGTGTGCATGATAAAATACTGCCCAGCTTATGGGCCATACTCTGTTTGGCTGTCTTGTGGGAGTCTACATTGGTGTCTCTACTGAGGGTCTTGTTAAAGAAAGGCAACGGCAGATTTCATTGCATTCCATGTGTTGATTGTTGAAGAAGTAAGAAATTCCTCTCTTCCCAAAGTTAGAGCGTGAAACATCTTTGCTATTAAGAGAATGAATCTGTGGGTCTGTGAGGTAGATGAGGCCTTTCCCATTACCTGTCACCCAGCCTGCAAAGGAAGGATACATTTTGGTATCAAACAGCACAGCCTTTGCACCGTCACACTCACTACTGGCTGCTTGGCACAGGAGATCCTCTGCTAATGTCAGTTAGCAGAATCTGTGATTCTCAGTTTACACCTCTGTCagtaaaagcagaataaaactCTAGGAGGTACGTAATGGATATTTAAATTGTATATGGGTATCCTAGAAATATCTGTGTGCTAAAGGTTGTGTTTGGAAGGTCATATCCTCAGTTTTTAAGCAAAGAGCTCAGCTCTTCATTAGTTGAATAGAGAACTTTTTAGGCTTGCCAATTATGAGAAGGAGGAAGCATGACAAAATCCACTGTCTCTTTTAGTGATTGTCCTTTAGATACTTTCTCAGGACATGTCCTTGCAGACTGGCTTTACTCTAATTGGGTGCATGAAGCTGTGGCACACCACGGTGGACATAGctttgctgctcctgctgtgacACAGCAGACAACAAAACCACTGCTCAAGGCAAAAACAAACCTACACATACCTCTCTCACTTGTCATTTAGGGAGGGTATGTCCCCATACAGCATATTCTGCAAAGTGAGGGGATATGCAATAAGTGAAGTTCACTGCAATACAAACCTTGCAGGTCAACAACAACTTCCGTTCCATTGGAGAACTCATAGGAGAAATGGCCATAGGCCAGACCATACTCTGTGGCTTTGTACTCGTTCTTGACTACCTTTGTGTTATTAGACAGCTTCACAAACTCCCCAAGGATGTAGGGCTCCACACTCACACATCCTTTTATTGTTCTGTCTTCCAGTATCTGAGAAGAGAGTTTCAATGACAGTCACCCaagcagaaatgtaaaaacaacaaTGCTAAAGGTCCTCTAActgaatttctgatttttttttcctcgtaGAACTTTCTGTCATAAGATGGATGAAAGAGTCCCCATATTAGCCCACTGCTGATTCAAAACGCAGGCTGTTCAGAACTTATCTAGAACTGTGGTGTCACCAGATCCAACACAAAGACAACATGGCAGACCAAACCGAGCAGCAAATTCTACAGATATCTAGCTTGTCCAGCAAATGAGAGACTTCTTTCAGGAGACTATGTCTAAAGAATAAGCtagaaagctgaaaatatttggatAACCTTGCTCCTCCTGGTCCTCCTTCAACATGCAAATAACTAGTGGTGGGTTTTGTTATTGtggttttagtttttcttcCCCCCAGTAATTTCTCTGTGCAGAGTCTAGCATAAATAGTGATTCCAGGTTGTCATTAATCCTTACTAGCAAGTGGCATAGAGCCAGATCTAGTGCCAGAATAGCTATCAGAAACAGTAACATGCATATCACGCTATCATATACATACTAATAATGAAACCGTGAATTCAGCTCTGCACCATGCAGATGTTGATATACTGTTAGAATGATCTAAAAGACTGGATGACTCCAGAGCTTCACACAGAAgtgaatttctgttttccaccAGGACATGGcattgcatcttttttttacCAGCATCTTTTTGAACTCATATCTCTGTGCATAAGTACCTTCTGTCCTGAAACCATCAAGTGCATCTACTAGGTAAGATCACATGAATTAGAACATGTCATCTACAGGTGGCCTAACCACTggtatttaaacaaaacaaacaaacaaacaaaaactgacTTACAACCCTTTTCCCATCAATTCCCTGATATTGTTTCGAAGATAGCTCTTACCAGAAGTACTGCAGAGGGGATATAAAAGATTTGTGTAGGGACCTTTTGCTCATACAGCCTTTTGTTGAATTCTGTCACGTAGTATTGGGCAGTCATTTGTCGTTCCACATCACTGAAATGATGAAGAAgccccttttcttctttgtattcttTCCCAACATACCTAAACAAGCAGGAAAATCTTTGCTGTAGTCAGTTTAGCAGCAGACTGCACTCCAGAAGCCCTACTTGTAGTACACAAACATCACCATAAAGGAGAGCGTGGCAGCCAGCTGTTGGTGACACATCTAAAATTGCAGTGATTAAAGGTGTGGTCTTTTTCTCAGCTCCTACAGGAGTAAAATGCTGTAAGGATTAACCAGATCCTAATATAGGTGTTTCATAACAATGAAATGTTTGAAGCCAACCTTTAAAATACTACTCTTAACACATCAGGATTATTAAGCTACTTCTAATAACAATCTAAAATCTGTGATTAGCAGCAAGTAGAGCTCTCCTCATGTCTAGGCCTAATTGAAGCAAACAGGTAATTTTAACCCAGCTTTCAGAACAAATGCATCTATTGCATACACCCACTGCTAAACTTAAACATCTGAAGAACTTCTCTGCCTATAGTTACTGTTGCTTCTTCACTCTGTGCTAAGATCTTGTTGCAAAGCAGTTCTAGGCTGGGAGCTGCATACTTGGTAGTGTAGCTCTCTGTTAGCTAGGATAACTTCTCCTTACTGACTCAGGCCCAGCACCGTATTaagctttccttctttcagacTGGAGCAGGTATGAGGCTGTCTTTCTTGGCCTATGAATAGAACAAACACTGGTGTCTCCACGGGAAGGTGAAGGCAAGCAAACTGTCTGATCTGCGTCTGAGATACTAATACCACTCTTTGTTTGCACCCGCTTCAGCAACTTAAAATGGTGTATTGCCTACTCATGAATAGGATTAGGAGAGCTTGGTTTATGAAGCAACAGAATCTGGAATCTATGTTAGGTTAATTACTGTTGTTTTGGGTAAAATTATCTTACAGAATGAGTTAATTTCTAATTAAGGATGTTTTGTTAGGGTGCTAGGGAATAGCAGAAATAGGAATTCCCTAATGCAAATATAGAgatcaaataaaaagaaagtgataTTTAAGCTCATTTAAGCTCGCATGAATTTGTTTCAGCATGGATGAAGGTAGTCAGGTCTAAGAGTTGTCATGAGCAAATGGACACTAACATAATTGTTAGAAGACAACAGTAAAGTAGCCCTTTCTTCccaaaaattcaaaatcagaGAGTTTGATGGAATGATGAGAAGAATTAGCATAGTAAAGATTGACGAAGTGCTCAATAGATgtagaaaagcaataaaacatcCTTGCTACAGAAAATCAAAGACTAACTCAGTGTAAACTAGactgaaacagaataaagaaagaaaatcttctcCCCTTGTGACTACTATTTCTGCACTTGTCCAAGTAAAAACTCATTCTATCTTCTGAAAATACCTGATAAAAATCATTGCACGACAAGGCAGCACACTAGCTGAATCACAGGTATAAGATGAGTCTTACCAGAGAGTTTTCATTCATATTTACACAGAAATAGCactgataattattttcttttagaaactAGTTTGACCAATACCTTCCCAAGCTTTCCTCTTGGTGCAGGAAGTGTatccaaaatgcatttctctgtttGCCTTCTTTTGCCACATTCAAGTAGTCCCCAATGAATACAGATGTTTCCTGGCCTGTCCAGAGGCCCGATTTTTTTGAGTATTTCAAAAGAAGAGCagctacaaaaagaaaacactgcagatagACTGAACAATTCAGGACTGCTGTAAGCCTGTGCCAAGGGGTGATATACCATCACAGAGGAGACAAGATAACCAGGCAAAGTACCAGGCAATCAAATATATGCTAAGAGGTATGTAGGTGTAGAGCTGGGTATTTTACATCAAGGACAAAAAATTGCTAAACAGATTTGAAACATGATGGGATGAATCCCCAGCAGGTTGTACTTAATAAGGTTAATGAGGCATCCTACAGAGGTGTTGCTCctaacttctgtatttcttattaTATTCAATAAGGGtctacaaattaaaatacagcaaataagTGAAACTGTTATTTATGATTAACTTAATGATCATTGTCTCAAATGCATAGTTTTCAGGATGAAATGTGGAATCTAAATGGGCTCAAGGAAAGGGGTAGAAAGGACTTGATGAACTGGCACAAGGCACCAAGTGACCTGAGATACTACCACATGAAGGGATGAAGCAGGAGGGATTGAGCGGTCATGGAGATGGAGCCCATCTCTTTTAAGCTGTCAGTGACGTGGAAGTGAGTAAGAAGGAATAGGAGAAAATGGTTAAAGGGAATGTTCTTCTGTTGCTAAA of the Numida meleagris isolate 19003 breed g44 Domestic line chromosome 4, NumMel1.0, whole genome shotgun sequence genome contains:
- the NEUROG2 gene encoding neurogenin-2, with product MSFTCPFHTLLWPPHGHALPRHKAPGSAAPRYLLGLSQFFPLGARSAFLKAESPASAAEDELLLLRLASPAPSASLPSSAGEEDEDEEDGRPRRLQEGARRAGRQRGPPRAARTAETAQRIKRSRRLKANNRERNRMHNLNAALDALRDVLPTFPEDAKLTKIETLRFAHNYIWALTETLRLAGAARLGGAAETAPGAAAEGSPSPASSWSGGASPAPSASPYACTLSPGSPAGSASDAEHWPPPRGRFAPPPPPHRCL